Proteins from a genomic interval of Pseudomonas paeninsulae:
- a CDS encoding sigma-54-dependent transcriptional regulator — translation MPHILIVEDETIIRSALRRLLERNQYQVSEAGSVQEAQERFSIPGFDLIVSDLRLPGAPGTELIKLAQGKPVLIMTSYASLRSAVDSMKMGAVDYIAKPFDHDEMLQAVARILRDRQEARQVPNTPASATTGRSNEKVVDNSNGEIGIIGSCPAMLEMYSKIRKVAPTSSNVLIQGESGTGKELVARALHNLSKRAKAPLISVNCAAIPESLIESELFGHEKGAFTGASAGRAGLVEAADGGTLFLDEIGELPLEAQARLLRVLQEGEIRRVGSVQSQKVDVRLIAATHRDLKGLSKVGQFREDLYYRLHVIALKLPALRERGSDVSEIANAFLKRQCTRMDRDDLHFAPDAEQAIRHYAWPGNVRELENAIERAVILCESTAISTELLGIDIELDDLGEDDFSGLPAMTGSNSNEPTEDLSLEDYFQHFVLEHQDHMTETELARKLGISRKCLWERRQRLGIPRRKSGATTG, via the coding sequence ATGCCCCATATTTTGATCGTCGAAGACGAAACCATTATCCGCTCTGCCCTGCGCCGCCTGCTCGAGCGCAACCAGTACCAGGTCAGCGAAGCCGGCTCGGTACAGGAAGCGCAAGAACGCTTCAGCATTCCCGGCTTCGACCTGATCGTCAGCGATCTGCGCCTGCCTGGCGCACCCGGCACCGAGCTGATCAAGCTCGCCCAAGGCAAGCCCGTGCTGATCATGACCAGCTACGCCAGCCTGCGCTCTGCCGTCGACTCGATGAAGATGGGCGCGGTCGACTACATCGCCAAACCCTTCGACCACGACGAGATGCTCCAGGCCGTAGCGCGCATCCTGCGCGATCGCCAGGAAGCCAGGCAGGTGCCAAATACACCGGCCAGCGCCACTACTGGCCGCAGCAACGAAAAAGTCGTCGACAACAGCAATGGCGAGATCGGCATCATCGGCTCTTGCCCGGCCATGCTGGAGATGTACAGCAAGATCCGCAAAGTCGCGCCGACCAGCTCCAACGTCCTGATCCAGGGCGAATCCGGCACCGGCAAGGAACTGGTCGCGCGCGCCCTGCACAACCTGTCCAAGCGCGCCAAGGCCCCCTTGATTTCGGTGAACTGCGCGGCCATCCCGGAAAGCCTGATCGAGTCCGAACTGTTCGGCCACGAGAAAGGCGCCTTCACCGGCGCCAGTGCCGGCCGCGCCGGCCTGGTCGAAGCGGCTGATGGCGGCACCCTGTTCCTCGACGAGATCGGTGAGCTGCCACTGGAGGCCCAGGCCCGCTTGCTGCGCGTGCTCCAGGAAGGCGAGATTCGCCGGGTCGGCTCGGTGCAGTCGCAAAAAGTCGATGTGCGGCTGATTGCTGCGACTCACCGCGACCTGAAAGGCCTGTCCAAGGTCGGTCAATTCCGTGAAGACCTGTATTACCGCCTGCATGTCATCGCCCTGAAACTGCCGGCACTACGCGAGCGTGGCAGCGACGTCAGTGAAATCGCCAATGCCTTCCTCAAGCGTCAATGCACGCGCATGGACCGCGACGACCTGCATTTCGCCCCGGATGCCGAGCAGGCCATCCGTCATTACGCCTGGCCAGGCAACGTGCGCGAACTGGAGAACGCCATCGAGCGCGCAGTCATCCTCTGCGAAAGCACGGCTATCTCGACCGAGCTACTGGGCATCGACATCGAGCTGGACGACCTGGGTGAGGACGACTTCAGCGGTCTGCCGGCAATGACCGGCAGCAATAGCAACGAACCGACCGAGGATCTTTCGCTGGAAGACTATTTCCAGCACTTCGTCCTCGAACACCAGGATCACATGACCGAAACCGAACTGGCGCGCAAACTCGGCATCAGCCGCAAATGCCTGTGGGAACGCCGCCAGCGCCTGGGTATTCCACGGCGCAAGAGCGGCGCGACCACCGGTTAG
- a CDS encoding sensor histidine kinase: MLTSFSLSQLILISAAYLLVLFGVAWVSEHGLIPRWIIRHPLTYTLSLGVYASAWAFYGTVGLAYQYGYGFLASYLGVSGAFLLAPVLLYPILRITRTYQLSSLADLFAFRFRSTWAGALTTVFMLIGVLPLLALQFQAVADSIGILTREPVKERVALAYCGLIILFTILFGARHIATRGKHEGLVFAIAFESVVKLVAVSIIGIYALYGVFDGPQDLEHWLVQNQAALASLHTPLQEGPWRTLLLVFFASAIVMPHMYHMTFTENLNPRAMVSASWGLPLFLLLMSLAVPLILWAGLKLGVTTNPEYFTLGLGIAVNSQTLALIAYVGGLSASSGLIIVTTLALSGMVLNHVVLPLYQPPTEGNIYRWLKWTRRALIFAIIMAGYGFYLLLGAEQNLANLGIVAFVATLQFLPGVLSVLYWPTANRRGYIAGLLAGISVWTVSMLLPMLGNLQGFYIPALNLIYVLDDSSWHLAAIASLAANVLVFTLVSLFTEASPEEKSAAEACAVDNVRRPQRRELLVQSPQEFAAQLAKPLGAKTAQREVEQALRDLHLPFDESRPYALRRLRDRIEANLSGLMGPSVAQDIAETFLPYKSGSETFVTEDIHFIENRLEDYHSRLTGLAAELDALRRYHRQTLQELPMGVCSLAKDQEILMWNKAMEELTEIPAHRIVGSRLSALGEPWRELLQHFIELPDQHLHKQRLGLDGQTRWLNLHKAAIDEPLTPGNSGLVLLVEDLTETQYLEDKLVHSERLASIGRLAAGVAHEIGNPITGIACLAQNLREEREGDNELTEISGQILEQTKRVSRILQSLMSFAHSGGHQQADEPVCLAQVAQEAIGLLSLNRRSVEVEFFNLCDADHWVDGDPQRLAQVLINLLSNARDASPPGAAIRVRTEASEHAVDLIVEDEGSGIPKAIIDRLFEPFFTTKDPGKGTGLGLALVYSIVEEHYGQIIIDSPVDPEHQRGTRIRVTLPRHVETTSIAN; the protein is encoded by the coding sequence ATGCTGACGAGCTTTAGCCTTAGCCAGCTGATCCTGATCAGCGCCGCCTACCTGCTGGTGCTGTTCGGCGTCGCCTGGGTTAGCGAACACGGACTGATCCCGCGCTGGATCATCCGCCACCCGCTGACCTATACCCTCTCGCTCGGCGTGTATGCCAGCGCCTGGGCCTTCTACGGCACGGTGGGCTTGGCCTATCAGTACGGCTACGGTTTTCTCGCCAGCTACCTGGGGGTGTCCGGGGCCTTTCTGCTGGCGCCGGTGCTGCTCTATCCGATCCTGCGCATTACCCGCACGTATCAGCTTTCGTCGCTGGCCGACCTGTTCGCCTTCCGCTTTCGCAGCACCTGGGCCGGCGCCCTGACCACCGTTTTCATGCTGATCGGCGTGCTGCCCTTGCTGGCTCTACAGTTCCAGGCGGTGGCCGACTCGATCGGCATCCTCACCCGCGAGCCGGTGAAGGAACGGGTGGCGCTGGCCTACTGTGGACTGATCATCCTGTTCACCATCCTGTTCGGCGCCCGCCATATCGCCACCCGCGGCAAACACGAAGGCCTGGTGTTTGCCATCGCCTTCGAGTCGGTGGTCAAGCTGGTCGCCGTCAGCATCATCGGCATCTATGCGTTGTATGGCGTGTTCGACGGGCCGCAGGACCTGGAACACTGGCTGGTGCAGAACCAGGCCGCCCTGGCCAGCCTGCATACGCCGCTGCAGGAAGGCCCCTGGCGCACCTTGCTGCTGGTGTTCTTCGCTTCGGCCATCGTCATGCCGCATATGTACCACATGACCTTTACCGAAAATCTCAACCCGCGGGCGATGGTCAGCGCCAGTTGGGGCCTGCCGTTGTTCCTGCTGTTGATGAGCCTGGCGGTGCCCTTGATTCTCTGGGCGGGCCTCAAGCTTGGCGTCACCACCAACCCGGAATATTTCACCCTCGGCCTGGGCATCGCGGTCAACAGCCAGACCCTGGCGCTGATCGCCTATGTCGGCGGTCTGTCGGCGTCCAGCGGACTGATTATCGTCACCACCCTGGCGCTGTCCGGCATGGTGCTCAACCATGTGGTGTTGCCGCTCTATCAGCCACCCACCGAAGGCAATATCTACCGCTGGCTGAAGTGGACCCGGCGAGCGCTGATCTTCGCCATCATCATGGCCGGTTACGGCTTCTATCTGCTGCTGGGTGCCGAACAGAACCTGGCCAACCTGGGCATCGTCGCCTTCGTCGCCACCCTGCAGTTCCTCCCCGGCGTGCTCTCGGTGCTGTACTGGCCGACGGCCAACCGCCGCGGCTATATCGCCGGCCTGCTGGCAGGCATCAGCGTCTGGACAGTCAGCATGCTCCTGCCGATGCTGGGCAACCTGCAAGGCTTCTACATCCCCGCACTCAACCTGATCTATGTGCTGGACGACAGCAGCTGGCACCTGGCGGCCATCGCCTCGCTGGCGGCCAACGTGCTGGTGTTCACCCTGGTATCGCTGTTCACCGAGGCCAGCCCCGAGGAGAAGAGCGCCGCCGAAGCCTGCGCTGTGGATAACGTGCGGCGCCCGCAACGGCGCGAACTGCTGGTCCAATCGCCACAAGAGTTCGCCGCTCAACTGGCCAAACCGCTCGGCGCCAAGACCGCCCAGCGTGAAGTCGAGCAGGCCCTGCGCGACCTGCACCTGCCCTTCGACGAAAGCCGGCCCTATGCTCTGCGCCGTCTGCGCGACCGCATCGAGGCCAACCTCTCCGGCTTGATGGGGCCGAGCGTGGCCCAGGACATAGCCGAGACCTTTCTGCCCTATAAATCCGGCAGCGAAACCTTCGTCACCGAAGATATCCACTTCATCGAGAACCGCCTGGAAGACTACCATTCGCGCCTCACCGGCCTGGCCGCGGAACTCGACGCGTTGCGCCGCTACCACCGCCAGACCCTGCAGGAGCTGCCGATGGGCGTCTGCTCGCTGGCCAAGGATCAGGAGATCCTGATGTGGAACAAGGCCATGGAGGAGCTGACCGAGATTCCGGCGCACCGCATCGTCGGCTCACGCCTGTCGGCGCTCGGCGAGCCCTGGCGAGAACTGCTGCAGCACTTCATCGAACTGCCCGACCAGCACTTACACAAGCAGCGCCTGGGCCTGGACGGCCAGACCCGCTGGCTCAACCTGCACAAGGCGGCAATCGACGAACCCCTGACGCCGGGTAACAGCGGCCTGGTGCTGCTGGTCGAAGACCTCACTGAAACCCAGTACCTGGAAGACAAGCTGGTGCATTCCGAGCGCCTGGCCAGCATCGGCCGCCTGGCTGCCGGAGTAGCCCACGAGATCGGCAACCCGATCACCGGCATTGCCTGCCTGGCGCAGAACCTGCGCGAGGAGCGCGAAGGCGACAACGAGCTGACCGAGATCAGCGGACAGATCCTCGAGCAGACCAAGCGGGTCTCGCGCATTCTCCAGTCGCTGATGAGCTTCGCCCATTCGGGCGGCCATCAACAGGCCGACGAACCGGTGTGCCTGGCCCAGGTGGCGCAGGAAGCCATCGGCCTGCTGTCACTCAATCGGCGTAGCGTCGAAGTGGAATTCTTCAATCTGTGCGACGCCGATCACTGGGTTGACGGCGACCCGCAGCGCCTCGCCCAGGTGCTTATCAACCTGCTATCCAACGCCCGCGATGCCTCGCCCCCCGGCGCCGCGATTCGAGTCAGAACTGAAGCGTCAGAACACGCCGTCGACCTTATCGTGGAAGATGAAGGCAGTGGCATTCCCAAGGCGATCATCGACCGTTTGTTCGAACCTTTCTTCACCACCAAAGACCCAGGCAAAGGCACGGGGCTTGGCCTCGCGCTGGTCTATTCCATCGTGGAAGAGCATTATGGCCAAATAATAATCGACAGCCCGGTCGACCCCGAGCACCAACGCGGCACCCGTATCCGGGTGACGCTGCCGCGGCATGTCGAAACGACGTCCATAGCGAATTGA
- a CDS encoding LOG family protein — protein sequence MTLRSICVFCGASPGAQPIYRQAAENLGRHLAEQGLRLIYGGGAVGLMGVVADAAMAAGGEVIGIIPQSLERAEIGHQGLTRLEVVDGMHARKARMAELSDAFIALPGGLGTLEELFEVWTWGQLGYHRKPLGLLDVGGFYSKLGDFLDHLVSEGFVRGQHRAMLQLGESPHELLQLLRSWQPSGEPKWVAREPD from the coding sequence ATGACTTTGCGTTCAATTTGCGTGTTCTGCGGCGCCAGCCCCGGCGCCCAACCGATCTACCGCCAGGCGGCGGAAAACCTCGGGCGTCATCTCGCGGAACAGGGCCTGCGCCTGATCTATGGTGGCGGCGCGGTTGGCCTGATGGGGGTGGTTGCGGATGCGGCCATGGCCGCTGGCGGCGAAGTCATCGGCATCATCCCGCAGAGCCTGGAACGCGCCGAAATTGGCCATCAAGGCCTGACCCGCCTGGAAGTGGTGGATGGCATGCATGCGCGCAAAGCCCGCATGGCCGAACTCAGCGACGCTTTTATCGCCCTGCCCGGTGGGCTCGGCACCCTGGAAGAACTGTTCGAGGTGTGGACCTGGGGCCAGCTCGGTTACCACCGTAAGCCGCTTGGCCTGCTCGATGTGGGCGGTTTCTACAGCAAGCTCGGCGATTTTCTCGATCACCTGGTCAGCGAAGGTTTCGTGCGCGGCCAGCACCGCGCCATGCTGCAACTCGGCGAGTCGCCGCACGAACTGCTGCAGCTGTTACGTAGCTGGCAACCGAGCGGCGAGCCCAAGTGGGTTGCGCGCGAACCCGATTGA
- a CDS encoding glycerophosphodiester phosphodiesterase, whose protein sequence is MLRFARFLFAPLLLIAIAVLVLALTSRPATQPAVLAAFADQPLVIAHRGGKGLWPENSLFAFERARALGVDMLEMDLQLSSDGELVVIHDSTLERTTNGQGAVVAHSVAQLQALDAGYRWSADGGASHPYRDQGIAIPTFAEVLERFPGMPKVIEIKAPDAGMAAQLCTAIVANDQQDRVLVGSFHERSLQSFRQHCPLVATSAGPGSIRLLLALNWLGLGSLLSPSYQVLQIPERHSGVQIASPRLLRTAQARGLNVQLWTINEQPAMRRLLEQGAHGLITDYPDRALQLLGRSTQLGALDQ, encoded by the coding sequence ATGCTGCGCTTCGCTCGTTTTCTTTTCGCCCCGTTGCTGTTGATCGCCATCGCCGTGCTGGTGCTCGCCCTGACCAGCCGGCCGGCGACCCAACCGGCAGTGCTGGCGGCATTCGCTGATCAGCCACTGGTCATCGCCCATCGCGGCGGCAAGGGCCTGTGGCCGGAAAACAGCCTGTTTGCCTTCGAGCGCGCCCGGGCCTTGGGCGTGGACATGCTGGAAATGGACTTGCAGCTCTCCAGCGACGGCGAACTGGTGGTGATTCACGACAGCACCCTGGAGCGCACGACCAACGGCCAAGGCGCCGTCGTCGCGCACAGCGTGGCGCAATTGCAGGCACTGGACGCCGGTTACCGCTGGAGCGCCGATGGCGGCGCAAGCCATCCCTACCGCGATCAGGGCATTGCCATTCCCACATTTGCCGAAGTGCTCGAACGCTTTCCAGGCATGCCCAAGGTGATCGAAATCAAAGCCCCGGATGCCGGCATGGCTGCGCAACTGTGCACAGCCATCGTGGCTAACGACCAGCAGGACCGGGTGCTGGTCGGCAGCTTCCATGAGCGCAGCCTGCAGTCGTTCCGCCAACACTGCCCGCTAGTCGCCACCTCCGCCGGCCCCGGTTCGATACGCCTGTTGCTGGCGCTCAACTGGCTGGGCCTGGGCAGCCTGCTGTCGCCGTCCTACCAGGTGCTGCAAATCCCCGAGCGCCATAGCGGCGTGCAGATCGCCAGCCCACGCCTGCTGCGCACCGCCCAGGCACGTGGCCTGAACGTGCAACTGTGGACCATCAACGAACAACCGGCGATGCGTCGCCTGCTCGAGCAAGGCGCCCACGGCCTGATCACCGATTACCCGGACCGCGCCCTGCAACTGCTCGGCCGCTCGACGCAGCTCGGTGCGCTGGATCAGTAA
- a CDS encoding HupE/UreJ family protein, whose protein sequence is MTLRTSLFALALLLSPAAAFAHTGHAHAGLLAGLAHPLLGLDHLLAMLAVGLWAAQQTGAARWALPLTFVTSMLLGGLFGFAGMQIPLLETGIAGSVLAFGLLVAVAARLPMALALGLTALFALSHGVAHGLELPALSSPWSYALGFVSATAALHASGYLMLRMLPQAAAPLLRLAGAASAVTGVWLLANSP, encoded by the coding sequence ATGACCCTGCGCACATCGCTGTTCGCCCTCGCCCTGCTCCTCAGCCCGGCCGCGGCTTTCGCCCACACCGGCCATGCGCATGCTGGCTTGCTCGCCGGTCTGGCCCACCCGCTATTGGGCCTCGACCATTTGCTGGCAATGCTCGCCGTCGGCCTCTGGGCCGCGCAGCAGACTGGCGCGGCGCGCTGGGCGCTGCCATTGACCTTCGTCACCAGCATGCTGCTCGGCGGCCTGTTCGGCTTCGCCGGCATGCAGATTCCGCTGCTGGAAACCGGCATCGCCGGCTCGGTACTGGCCTTCGGCCTGCTGGTGGCGGTCGCGGCGCGCCTGCCAATGGCCCTGGCGCTTGGCCTGACCGCGCTGTTCGCCCTGAGCCACGGCGTGGCCCATGGCCTGGAACTGCCGGCACTGAGCAGCCCCTGGAGTTACGCGCTCGGTTTCGTCAGCGCCACCGCCGCCTTGCACGCCAGCGGCTACCTCATGCTGCGCATGCTGCCGCAAGCGGCGGCGCCGCTGTTGCGCCTGGCGGGCGCCGCCTCGGCGGTCACCGGCGTGTGGCTGCTGGCCAACTCCCCGTAG